Genomic window (Candidatus Binatia bacterium):
CCGGAAGACGCTGCCCACGGCCCAGGTCGCGCCGTTCGTCTACGGCAAGGTGATGGTGGCCTCGCGCCACGGGATCGACGGCATGGTGCTGAAGGGGGTGGACCCGCCCGCCGAGGCGCGCGTGACCGACATCCTCGCGCACCTGACGCCCACCCGCGACGCGTTCGAGGGGGGCGATCTGCCGGGCATCGCGCTCGGCCGCGAGCTGGCCTCGCGCCTCCGCGTGGCGACCGGCGACGTGATCCTGATCAGCCTGCCCACGGAGGAGCCGGGAGGGGTTCTGGGCGGCGTGCCGCGCACGACGCGGCTCCGCGTGACCTCGATCTTCGAGTCGGGGCTCTACGAGTACGACTCCTCCTTCGGCGTGGTCCTCGCGCCGACGGCCGCGTCCTTCTTCCGCCTCGACGGCGAGATCACCGGCTACCAGCTTCGCATTCCCGACATGTTCCGAGCGGCCGAGGACTCGCGGGCGCTGGAGCAGGCGCTCGGGCCCTCCTACCGGGTGACGAACTGGATCGACCTCAACCGGAATCTGTTCGCCTGGATGCGCATCGAGAAGGCGGTGATGTTCACGATCCTGATCCTCATCGTGATCGTGGCGGCCGTGAACATCGTCTCGAGCCTGGTCATGCTCGTTCTTGAGAAACGCCGCGACATCGGTGTTCTACGCACCATGGGGGTGACTCCGAGGGGCATCCTCCAGATCTTCCTGCTCCAGGGGACCCTGGTGGGGCTGTGCGGCACGGCGCTCGGGCTGGGCGCGGGCGTTGCCGTCTCGTATGCGCTGGGCCGCTGGAAGCTGCTCCATCTTCCCGGGGAGATCTACTTCATCGACACCCTGCCCGTGAAAATGGAATGGCACGACATCGTCTTCGTGGCGGTGGCGGCGACGGTGACCTGCTTCCTCGCGAGCCTCTATCCCGCGTGGCAGGCCGCGCGGCTTGCCCCGGTCCAGACGATCCGGTATGAATGAGCCGGGTGA
Coding sequences:
- a CDS encoding ABC transporter permease; its protein translation is MGYVWIIASRYLRSKRRLNFITLVSLLAIGGVFVGTAALTIVLSVMNGFEDQVQRRIAGTNAHIAVLSGDDRPMRENPDLVRAIRKTLPTAQVAPFVYGKVMVASRHGIDGMVLKGVDPPAEARVTDILAHLTPTRDAFEGGDLPGIALGRELASRLRVATGDVILISLPTEEPGGVLGGVPRTTRLRVTSIFESGLYEYDSSFGVVLAPTAASFFRLDGEITGYQLRIPDMFRAAEDSRALEQALGPSYRVTNWIDLNRNLFAWMRIEKAVMFTILILIVIVAAVNIVSSLVMLVLEKRRDIGVLRTMGVTPRGILQIFLLQGTLVGLCGTALGLGAGVAVSYALGRWKLLHLPGEIYFIDTLPVKMEWHDIVFVAVAATVTCFLASLYPAWQAARLAPVQTIRYE